ACTCGGTGGCCGGGGCCAAGGCAGCCCTGGATGGCGGTGTGGACGCCTACATCAATACCTGCATCAACGGCATGGGGGAAAGGGCTGGCCAGGCGGACCTCCTATCCTGCATCCTGGCGGTGAAGTTTGCCCGGGGGATGGACAACTACCCCATAGGAGACAATCTCAACCTCAAAGTAGCCAGCCGCCTGGCCCGTTACGTTTCCTGTGCTTTCGGTGTCCCCATCCCCATCAACCAGCCGGGTGTGGGGGCCAATGCCTTTGCCCACGAGTCGGGCATCCACGCCGATGGTGCTCTCAAGGACCGCCGCAACTACGAGCTCTATGACCCCGACTTCCTGGGACTGGATGAGGAAGACAAGGTCCCCGTGGGGCGCGTCATCACCACCGGAGAATACGGCGGCATGGCGGGGTTCAAGTATGTCTATGGCCGTCTGGGGATCACCTTCCCCGATGAGAAGCTAGCAGAAAAGGTCCTAGACCTGGTGCGCTACGCCAACCTTCACACCCAGCTACCCCTCACCGACGATGAACTTAGGCTCATCGCCCGATATCCTGAACAGATAAGACAAATCCTCACCATCACCCCCTGAAGCTGGCCCGTTACAGCAGGAGAGAAGTGAACCCCTTTGAATTCGGCCTTACGGGCGGACTGGAGATTCTCGTTATCCTCCTGCTGGCCTTTCTGGTAATTGGCCCGGGGAGAGTCATCCGCGCGGCAAGATGGGTGAGTAACCTCGGGAAGCGGGCCCGGAACATCGGCTCGGGGGCCCAGGCCACCACGAAATCCGATAGGCCGAAGAAACAGGACAGACTGCCTGCGAAACCAAAAAGGTCGGTTCGGAGCTAACCCAGGACCTGCCCGACATGACGCGGAAGAGAAGAGGTCAGAAAAAGGGTTGACCCCGGCCTAGGCTTTTTCCTCCTCGTCCCGCCGCTCCCAGATGGGGATGGTGAAGCGGTCGATGAATTCCTTCCGGCTCTCCATCAAGAAGCGTTCCATTTCCTGACGGGCCTTCCCGGCCATCTGCCTCAGGTCCCCCAGGTCCACCTCCAAGCCCAGGAACTGGGCCAGGGCCTCCACCACCACCAGGGAGGCGGCGGGATTTTCTACCTGGGGCGCGAAACGCGGGGTCTCACCCAAAAGACAAATGGTCTCCAGCCCCCTTTCCCGTGCCACCGCCAGCAGCAGGCCGTTCATCCCCGCCACGTAGAAGTCCCCCTTGAGGACCACCCCATACTTCTGGAGCTCCTCGGCCATTTGGGGAGAGGAAGCGGCCCCCCACACCCGGGGCTGCTCTGGGAACTCTGGGACCAGGGCTGCCGCCAGGGTGATAACCCTCTCCACGCCCAGCCTCTCCCCCACCTCCAGCACCCGGCAGGCGAAATCGTAGGCGTGATGGGAGGGCTGAGCCTCCCCTGTGAAAAAGACCAGGTCGCCACGACGTTGTGGGTGGCGCCAGTAGTGGAACTTGTTCTGGGGGAAACGGGGGGGCTGGATGAGATTCCCCTCTATGAACACCCCCCCCACCTCAGAGTAAGGCATGGGGTCTATCTCGGCAAACTCCACCGCCTCCAGCTTCTCTCGCAGGTAGGCCACCCCCTGCAAGGCTACCTGTCCCATCCCCGGCCAGGCCGCTACCAGGGATGGCCTGTGGAGCTGTGGTTCCTCATAAATGCGGATTGTCTCCATCACTTGACCCTGGCTATCTCCTCCTGGAGCCGGGAGAGCTCGCCCCCGAATTCCCAGCCCAGTTTGGTCTGTACCTCATGCCAGCGCTGCTGGAACTCGGCCGACCTCTCCACATCCAGCCGCTGGTGAGTAGGCAACGACTGCTGGGCCAGGGCCTGCTGTGCCTGGGCCCGCCGCACGGTCGCCTCCAGCTCCTTCTTCAAGTCTTCGTGGGACTTTATGACGACCCTCTCATACTGGGCAAAGAGGCTGCCCAACCGGGCGGCGATGTGGGAGACCTGGCTCTTGTTCTTCTTCAGCATCTTGAGGCCCTCCATAGCCCGATTGGCCTCCCGGCGTAGCCGACCGTTGCGGGGGAGGGCGAGGTTGGAAATAAGGGTGGCCTCCACCCCGGCCTGGATATACTTCCGCTTTCCCTGGGAGAACTCCTCCAGGGCCTTCACCAGGTCGTAATCCTCCTCTTTGAGATACCTGGCGGCTATCTTCGCCCCCTCGGGCTGGAGTTCCAGTTCCAGGGCCTTCTCCTCGGTTACCTCTACCTTTTCTGCCCTCTCCCAGGCCCGCTCAAAGGCACTCTTCATCTCACCCATGGTGGGGCAATTATATCACCTTCCCGCCCCCGACCGGCAGAGCGCGAAAGGCTCCGAAGACCGGAAGACAACACCCCCGAGCCGCCCAAGAGGGCATATGCGAACGTGGTTTCAAATTCTGTTCAAGAAGATCGTGCAGAAGTCCCTTTGAGATCGGGGATCCATGTGGTATGGTAGTGATGAGCCCTCCGGTGCGCTTGGGCCACCTTACCAGCCAGGTAAGGACCCCGAAAAGCCGGAGGGCTCGTCGTTACCATGGTAATGACTCCGAAGCAGCGCTGTCAATGGCCCTCAACAATACCGGCCAGTATTGTGCCTGGATTCTTTCTGGGTCAAGGCTCCGGTTGACTAACGGGAAGGGGGGGAGTACAATAAATGCGTATCTGAGGGAAGGAGACGGCGATGAGAGAGCAGGTGGAAAAGGTGCTGGAGCAGATAAGGCCCTTCCTCAGGGCCGATGGGGGGGATGTGGAGCTGGTGGAGGTGAAGGAAGGGGTGGTAAGGGTCCGGCTCCAGGGGGCCTGCTCTGGCTGCCAGATGTCCCTCGTCACCCTCAAGGACGGAATTGAGCGCATCCTCAAAAGGGAAGTCCCCCAGGTCAAAGAGGTCCTGGCAGTAGAGTAAGGGTTATTCTTTTTCGAGCTCAAAGGCCCGGTGGAGGGCGCGGATGGCGTCCTTGACCCGGGCCTCTTCAATTATACAGGTAATCCTGACCTCCGAGGTGGTGATGAGCTGGATGTTTATCCCCTCCGAGGCCATGGTGCGGAACATCCGGGCGGCGAAGCCCGGGGTGTTCTGCATCCCGGTGCCCACGATGCTCACCTTTCCCAGCCGGGTATCACTGCTTGCCTCCCGTGCCTTCATCTCCCGGGCCACAGGCTGAACTATCTCCAGGGCCTTCTTCAGGTCCCCACGGCTGACAGTAAAGGTGAGGTCGGTGATGCCCTGGAGGCTGGCATTCTGGACAATGGTGTCCACGCTGATGCCGGCCTGGGCCAGGGGCTCCAAGAGAGCGGCGGCTATGCCGGGCTGGTCGGGGACCCCCACCACCGTTATCTTGGCCACATCCAGGTCATGAGCTATGCCGCGAACCTTATTCCTTACCTCCATTGAAACTCCTCCATGTATCAAAGTGCCAGGGGCGTTGGTGAAACTGGAGGCCACCAGGATAGGGATATTGTAGAGCTCCCCCAGCTCCACGGCCCTGGAGTGCATCACCCTGGCCCCCCAGCTGGCCATCTCCAGCATCTCCTCATACCCAATCTCGGAGAGGCGACGGGCCTCCGGGACAACCCGGGGGTCGGCGGTGTGGACCCCCTCTACATCAGTGTATATCTCACAGCGCTCGGCCCCGAGGGCGGCCGCCAGGGCCACGGCGGTGGTATCGGAGCCGCCCCGGCCCAGGGTGGTGATATCCATGTCCCTGTTGATGCCCTGGAAGCCGGCCACCACCACCACCCTCCCCCCCTCCAGTTCCTTCCTCAGGCGGTGGGCCTCCACTGCCAGGATGCGGGACCGCCCGTGCCGGGCGTCGGTCCAGATGCCCGCCTGGGACCCGGTCAGGCTTATGGCGGGCACCTTCATGGCATTGAGGGCCAGGGACACCAGGGCCGAGGAAACAACCTCCCCCGTCGATAGGAGGAGGTCCAACTCCCTCTCTTCCGGCTCTGGGGCAACCTCATGGGCCAGGTCAGCGAGCTGGTCAGTGCTGTCCCCCATGGCTGAGACCACCACCACCACCTGATGTCCCTGCTCGCGGGCCCGGGCAATCTTCCGGGCCACATGCTTTATCCGCTGGGCATCGGCGACGGAGGTACCACCATATTTATGCACGATCAATGACATTTCAGACCTCACTCCTCCTTCCAGGGTCTTTCCTCCGCGCCCCTGAGGCTGGGCCGGGTGATAAGGGAACGCCCCCCCACACCAGCCCCCGCCGCCGCTTTCTCCAGGGCACGGGCTATCTCAGGGGCCCTCTCTTCCCCATCGGTGAAGGCCAGGATGCTAGAGCCTGCCCCGGAGAGGAATACCCCCCGGGCCCCCGCCTGGAGGGCAGCGTCAAAAAGCCTCCCCATAGCTGGGAAAAGGGCCTGGCGGGCCGGCTGGTGGAGGCGGTCCTGGGTCCCTGGGCCCAGGTACTCCAGCTCCCCCGTCACCAGGGCGCGGACCAGGAAAGCCACCCGGGCCAGATTGAAAACCGCGTCCTCCCGGGAGACCTGGGGGGAAAGGAGCACCCGGGCTTTCCTGGTAGGCATCTGAAACTCAGGAATAAAGAGCACCGCAAGGAGTGCGGTGGGCAGAGGCAGAGAGGCCCGGATGAACTCATCCCCGTCCCTGGCCACCGCCTGACAGCCGCCAAAGAGGGCCGGGGCCACATTGTCGGGGTGGCCCTCCATTACTGCCCCTTGGGCCAGGAGCTCTTCCCGGGATAATGGCTCCCCCAGGAGGAGATTCCCCGCCACCATCCCCCCCACTACTGCCGCCGCACTGGAACCCAGACCCCGCCCCGGCGGGACGCGGTTCCTGGCAAATATCCTGAGCCCCGGTACCACCGCCCCCGCCCTCTCAAAGACCGCCGCCAGGCCCCGATAGACCAGGTTCCTCCTGTCCTGAGGGAGGCTTTCGGCCCCATAACCCTCCAGGGAGAACTCAAGCCCCCGCCCCGCCTCCACTGCCACCTCATTGAAAAGCTCCAGCGCCATCCCCAGGCAATCAAAGCCCGGGCCCAGGTTGGCCGTGGTGGCGGGTACACTCACCCGCACCCTTTCCCTCATTTGACGCCCCATTATACCAATGTCACCTTCCTCCCTGTCAACGCATTCAACCAGGGTTTTATGAGGAATCCCCGGAGACCCCGCCCTTGCCCTCCCGCGCCCCAGCCCCTATAATGCCCCCACCGGGGAGTGGCGCAGGGTGGTAACGCGCAGCGTTCGGGACGCTGAGAATTATGATAAGGCATTGACGGGGAGTAGCTCAGCCCGGTAGAGCGCTTGGTTCGGGACCAAGAGGCCGGGGGTTCAAGTCCCCCCTCCCCGATTGCAGCTTTCAGAATTCCCCAGAATCGCTTCCGTCCCCCTCCCGCGATGACGGGGTATAGGGTCAGGCCTGGTTTTCAATGGTGGCGTCCGGGATGAGGAGTTCTCTATCCTTTTGAAATACAGGCTTCTTTCTACCTTTCGGTTTGTGCGCTCAGGCAACACTCACGAACTGCTTGGGGCTTGACAAAATGCTACCCGGGCGCTAGGGTTCAGCTTATCGGTTGACCAGGGCAAAGGAGGAATGAAATAAGACAGCGCGCGTCAATGCTCTCCACGCTTTCTCAGCTCTTGCCAATTGTTCTCCTGTTGATTGGAGCTGTACTTGGCTGTGGACGCCCAACCGCGCGCACAGCGACCCCCTCGGTTACAAATACACCCGCCTCAACACAAACGCCCACGCCGACTTCTGGACCTGCGCCGGGTGCTACCCCCATTCCGACACCCGTGCCAGGGCCTGCGACTACGCCTATGCCCGGTCCCGTTGCAGCCTGGACCCACCAGTTCGGCTCCCCCGCTTGGGATAGGGCAAACGGGGTGACCGTAGACAGACAAGGGAACATCATCGTGGCGGGCGCTACACAGGGCGCCCTGCCCGGTCAGACCCTGGGCGGCGACTGGGATGCCTATCTGAAGAAGCTCAGCCCAGCCGGAGCCGAGCTATGGACCCGCCAGTTCACAAACTCGGTTTCGGTTGGGGTCTTGGCATTGACGGCGGATGCAACAGGGAACATCATTGCGGTGGGCCACACTGTGGGCCCTCTGCCCGGCCAGACCGGAGCTGGCGTGGATGACGCCTATGTGCGGAAGCTCAGCCCGGCGGGCACGGACCTATGGACCCACCAATTCGGCTCTGCCGCCGGGGAGTGGGCCTTTGGGGTGGCTTTGGACGCGTCTGGGAACATCGCCGTCGTGGGCGCCACAGATGGCGCCTTCCCAGGCCAGACCAATGCTGGCTACGAGGATGCCTGGGTGCGGAAGCTCAGCCCGGCCGGCGCCGAGCTGTGGACCCGCCAGTTCGGCTCACCCGATTTGGACAGGGCTAGTGGGGTGGCGGTGGACGCGTCAGGGAATATCATCCTGGCAGGCCGTACACAGGGCGCCCCCCTCGAAGTGGACCCGGTGGAGGAAGGCATTACCGCGGCTGGCGACACGAAAGGTGCTCTGCCCGGGCATGTCCCGGCTGGCTCCTCGGACGCCTTTGTGCGGAAGCTCAGCCCTGAGGGGGTTGAGCTGTGGACCCACCAGTTCGGCTCCCCCAATTTTGCTGAGGCTTCTGCGGTGGCAGTGGATGGGACAGGAAACATCATCGTGGTGGGCCACATAGTGGGCGACCTCCCCGGCCAGACCCAGGTCGGCTACGACGACGCCTTTGTGCGGAAGCTCAGCCCGGCGGGCGCAGAGCTGTGGACCATCCAGTTCGGCTCCCCCATCTATGCTGGGGCTTTGGCGGTGGCGGTGGACGGGACAGGAAACATCATCGTGGCAGGCCACACATTGGGCGTCCTTCCTGGCCAGACCCGGGCTGGCCTCAATGACGCCTTTGTGCGGAAGCTCAGCCCGGCAGGAGACGAACTGTGGACTATCCAATTCGGCTCCCCCAATAGGGATGGTGCTACTGGGGTGGCAGTAGATGCGGCAGGAAACATCATCGTGGCGGGTGAAGCGCATGGCGCCCTGCCCGGCCAGACCTATGCTGGCCTCGGGGATGGCTTCGTCATCGCCCTGAGCCCCGAGGCCCCATTGGCTCCTCAGCCAACAAGAATCAGCGTAGTCTTTCACCCGGACTTTCACCAGGTCTATTCTTCAGCAAACGAGGCTTTCGCGCCAGGGAGAATGGCATCTATCACAAGAGAGCTTGAGGGCTTCTACGATTTCGTTGAACCCGAACCAGCCAGCGAAGAGGACCTGAGAAGGGTCCATACACAACAGCATATCGACTCCGTCAAACTGAACCCCAAGCTTTATGATATTGCGCGCCGGGCAGCTGGCGGAGCGATTTTGGCCGGTGAGCTGGCGGCAGCCGGAGAGCCTGCATTTGCCCTCATCACACCACCCAGCCATCATGCGGGTCCTGACAGCTACATCGGCTATTGCTATCTCAACAATGTCGCCGTTGCCATCAGGAAACTGATTGATGAAAACAAAATACAAACAGCGCTAGTCATTGACTTCGACTTTCATTTCGGAGAGGGCACGGCGGAGCTATTTCGCGATGACGGAAGGGTGGCCTACTTTTGGCTACCAGTCGAAGGGAATAGGACTCAACAACTTGCAGCCCTGGAAGAATATCTCAGGCAAGCGACTAATTATGACATTCTAGCAGTATCGGCTGGCTTTGATAGAGCAAGAGAAGAACGGGGTGGGGTATTCGAAACTGAAGACTACACTACTATTGGCAGATTGCTCAAGGGAACTGCAGAGAGAAACTCTCAGGGACGAAGATTTGCCGCCTTAGAAGGAGGCTATAACCACCAAGTCTTGGGCAAGAACGTAAAGGCTTTCCTGCAAGGCTTTCAATAGGAATCAGACCTCAGAGATTGTTGTCAATCACCAGGAATGAGACACTTTGGAACCCGGGACATGGGTATGGTCTCCAGGGGGTGTTGCGGCTACCTGAGGGTCTGGTCATAGAGTTTTCAGTCCTTGACGACCCGGGCCCTCATCTCCCTTCTATGCCGTAGGACCTGCGCCTCAATCCCCGGAGCACACCGGCGGGCGTCACATCACTCAGCGTTCACAGGGGCCTGCTTCAGACTCCGTCCACCGGTATGCTGGTGGTGCCCCAGCCTGCTGTTCCCCGGTTACGGAACTGCCCGGTCACCGTGTGCTCAGCGGCCCCCTCCCCCCTTGTCCCTCGACCCCACGCCACTCAGAGCGCAAAACCCTGAACCCGACGAGGCTCCACCAGCCCCCCCCAACTCTGAGCTACCCGGTTCAGGCCCACCC
The genomic region above belongs to Chloroflexota bacterium and contains:
- a CDS encoding homoserine kinase; translation: MRERVRVSVPATTANLGPGFDCLGMALELFNEVAVEAGRGLEFSLEGYGAESLPQDRRNLVYRGLAAVFERAGAVVPGLRIFARNRVPPGRGLGSSAAAVVGGMVAGNLLLGEPLSREELLAQGAVMEGHPDNVAPALFGGCQAVARDGDEFIRASLPLPTALLAVLFIPEFQMPTRKARVLLSPQVSREDAVFNLARVAFLVRALVTGELEYLGPGTQDRLHQPARQALFPAMGRLFDAALQAGARGVFLSGAGSSILAFTDGEERAPEIARALEKAAAGAGVGGRSLITRPSLRGAEERPWKEE
- a CDS encoding aspartate kinase, which translates into the protein MSLIVHKYGGTSVADAQRIKHVARKIARAREQGHQVVVVVSAMGDSTDQLADLAHEVAPEPEERELDLLLSTGEVVSSALVSLALNAMKVPAISLTGSQAGIWTDARHGRSRILAVEAHRLRKELEGGRVVVVAGFQGINRDMDITTLGRGGSDTTAVALAAALGAERCEIYTDVEGVHTADPRVVPEARRLSEIGYEEMLEMASWGARVMHSRAVELGELYNIPILVASSFTNAPGTLIHGGVSMEVRNKVRGIAHDLDVAKITVVGVPDQPGIAAALLEPLAQAGISVDTIVQNASLQGITDLTFTVSRGDLKKALEIVQPVAREMKAREASSDTRLGKVSIVGTGMQNTPGFAARMFRTMASEGINIQLITTSEVRITCIIEEARVKDAIRALHRAFELEKE
- a CDS encoding NifU family protein; the encoded protein is MREQVEKVLEQIRPFLRADGGDVELVEVKEGVVRVRLQGACSGCQMSLVTLKDGIERILKREVPQVKEVLAVE
- a CDS encoding PAC2 family protein, producing MMETIRIYEEPQLHRPSLVAAWPGMGQVALQGVAYLREKLEAVEFAEIDPMPYSEVGGVFIEGNLIQPPRFPQNKFHYWRHPQRRGDLVFFTGEAQPSHHAYDFACRVLEVGERLGVERVITLAAALVPEFPEQPRVWGAASSPQMAEELQKYGVVLKGDFYVAGMNGLLLAVARERGLETICLLGETPRFAPQVENPAASLVVVEALAQFLGLEVDLGDLRQMAGKARQEMERFLMESRKEFIDRFTIPIWERRDEEEKA
- a CDS encoding SBBP repeat-containing protein, whose product is MTVDRQGNIIVAGATQGALPGQTLGGDWDAYLKKLSPAGAELWTRQFTNSVSVGVLALTADATGNIIAVGHTVGPLPGQTGAGVDDAYVRKLSPAGTDLWTHQFGSAAGEWAFGVALDASGNIAVVGATDGAFPGQTNAGYEDAWVRKLSPAGAELWTRQFGSPDLDRASGVAVDASGNIILAGRTQGAPLEVDPVEEGITAAGDTKGALPGHVPAGSSDAFVRKLSPEGVELWTHQFGSPNFAEASAVAVDGTGNIIVVGHIVGDLPGQTQVGYDDAFVRKLSPAGAELWTIQFGSPIYAGALAVAVDGTGNIIVAGHTLGVLPGQTRAGLNDAFVRKLSPAGDELWTIQFGSPNRDGATGVAVDAAGNIIVAGEAHGALPGQTYAGLGDGFVIALSPEAPLAPQPTRISVVFHPDFHQVYSSANEAFAPGRMASITRELEGFYDFVEPEPASEEDLRRVHTQQHIDSVKLNPKLYDIARRAAGGAILAGELAAAGEPAFALITPPSHHAGPDSYIGYCYLNNVAVAIRKLIDENKIQTALVIDFDFHFGEGTAELFRDDGRVAYFWLPVEGNRTQQLAALEEYLRQATNYDILAVSAGFDRAREERGGVFETEDYTTIGRLLKGTAERNSQGRRFAALEGGYNHQVLGKNVKAFLQGFQ